A genomic region of Thermogemmata fonticola contains the following coding sequences:
- a CDS encoding sulfate/molybdate ABC transporter ATP-binding protein, with product MSISVQNLTKRFGTFVALDNVSLVCPTGQLVALLGPSGSGKTTLLRIIAGLEVPDSGAVYYHDDEITRRSARDRNVGFVFQHYALFRHMTVYDNVAFGLRVRKVPERQVRERVMELLRLVRLEEKAQHYPSELSGGQKQRIALIRALAPDPKVLLLDEPFGALDAKVRAELRLWLRRFHDEFHVTSIFVTHDQEEAFEVADRVVVMNHGRIEQEGTPLEVFEHPATAFVMDFLGNVNKLPVRVEGGKALLGETGTVEVPARVFGTGENGRIDAYIRPHELDISRNPDSSNCLTGKIVHLNPAGSVVKVRVLAEDFGLMLNVDLTPERYRALALKPGETVFVTPKAAKVFEPDYTI from the coding sequence ATGTCGATTAGCGTGCAGAATCTGACCAAGCGTTTCGGCACATTCGTCGCCTTGGACAATGTGTCGCTGGTCTGCCCCACCGGACAGTTGGTGGCCCTGCTGGGACCGTCCGGTTCGGGCAAGACGACCCTGCTGCGGATCATCGCCGGGCTAGAAGTGCCGGACAGCGGCGCGGTCTATTATCACGATGACGAGATCACCCGCCGCTCGGCCCGCGACCGCAACGTCGGCTTCGTCTTCCAGCATTACGCTCTGTTCCGGCACATGACGGTCTATGACAACGTGGCGTTTGGCCTGCGGGTGCGCAAGGTGCCGGAGCGGCAGGTGCGCGAGCGGGTCATGGAGCTGCTTCGTCTGGTCCGCCTGGAGGAAAAGGCCCAGCACTATCCCAGCGAGCTGTCCGGTGGGCAAAAACAGCGCATCGCCCTAATCCGGGCTTTGGCCCCCGACCCCAAAGTGCTGCTGCTCGACGAGCCGTTCGGAGCGCTCGATGCCAAGGTCCGTGCTGAGCTGCGTCTGTGGCTGCGCCGCTTCCATGACGAGTTCCACGTCACCAGCATCTTCGTGACCCACGATCAGGAGGAAGCCTTCGAGGTGGCCGACCGCGTGGTCGTCATGAACCACGGGCGCATCGAACAGGAAGGGACGCCGCTGGAAGTCTTCGAGCATCCCGCCACGGCCTTCGTCATGGATTTCCTGGGCAACGTCAACAAGCTCCCTGTGCGGGTCGAAGGCGGCAAAGCCCTCCTGGGGGAAACCGGCACGGTCGAAGTCCCGGCCCGCGTCTTCGGCACGGGGGAAAACGGCCGCATCGACGCCTACATCCGCCCCCACGAACTCGACATCTCCCGCAATCCCGACAGCAGCAACTGCCTCACCGGCAAGATCGTCCACCTCAACCCCGCCGGCTCCGTTGTCAAAGTCCGCGTCCTCGCCGAAGACTTCGGCCTGATGCTCAACGTCGATTTGACCCCGGAACGCTACCGCGCCCTGGCCTTGAAGCCCGGCGAGACCGTCTTCGTCACCCCGAAAGCCGCCAAAGTCTTCGAGCCGGATTACACCATCTGA
- the cysW gene encoding sulfate ABC transporter permease subunit CysW, producing the protein MSVGNLAEDTGIAPVGLRRPVRDRAQGIRRQMQDPLWVRLLLISLTVLLMVVLVVIPVVHVFYEALREGLAAYVQHLFGDADTRHSILLTLTVAPLAVLCNVIFGLAAAWAVARFRFPGRTLLVTLLDVPLSVSPVVAGLSFVLLFGLQGFFGPYLRAQGLDLLFTVPALILATTFVTLPYVARELIPVMETIGPDEELAALSLGANGWQIFWRVTLPNIKWGLLYGIILCNARAMGEFGAVSVVSGRIPGETNTMPLQVELLFQDFNSPAAFALASVLTLLAVMTLILKVSLEGRRLPPAQREAPDLPREPTDLEEPTDPSAAANGPRAAPSAAFPDAPDRPSP; encoded by the coding sequence ATGAGCGTGGGGAACCTCGCGGAAGATACGGGGATCGCTCCGGTGGGACTGCGCCGCCCGGTGCGGGACCGCGCCCAGGGGATTCGCCGCCAGATGCAGGACCCCCTTTGGGTGCGCCTGCTGCTCATCAGTCTGACGGTGCTGCTGATGGTCGTGCTGGTCGTGATTCCCGTCGTCCATGTGTTTTACGAAGCTCTGCGGGAGGGGCTGGCGGCCTACGTCCAGCATCTTTTCGGGGATGCCGACACGCGCCATTCGATCCTGTTGACCCTGACGGTGGCGCCGCTGGCGGTACTCTGCAACGTGATCTTTGGCCTGGCGGCGGCCTGGGCGGTGGCACGCTTTCGCTTTCCGGGGCGGACCTTGCTGGTCACCCTCCTTGACGTGCCCCTGTCCGTTTCTCCGGTGGTAGCGGGTTTGTCCTTTGTTTTGCTCTTCGGCTTGCAGGGGTTTTTCGGTCCGTATCTGCGCGCCCAGGGGCTGGACCTTCTTTTCACCGTCCCGGCGTTGATCCTCGCCACGACCTTCGTGACCCTGCCGTATGTGGCGCGGGAATTGATCCCGGTGATGGAAACGATCGGTCCCGATGAGGAGCTGGCCGCCTTGAGTCTGGGAGCCAACGGTTGGCAGATTTTCTGGCGCGTGACCTTGCCGAACATCAAATGGGGGCTGCTCTACGGCATCATTTTGTGCAACGCCCGGGCGATGGGCGAGTTCGGCGCCGTCTCCGTCGTATCGGGACGCATTCCGGGGGAAACGAACACCATGCCGCTGCAAGTGGAATTGCTCTTTCAGGACTTCAACAGTCCGGCGGCGTTCGCCCTGGCCTCGGTGCTGACCCTGCTGGCGGTGATGACACTCATCCTCAAGGTCTCTCTGGAAGGCCGGCGCCTGCCCCCAGCGCAGCGCGAAGCCCCGGACTTGCCGCGGGAGCCAACCGACCTGGAGGAGCCAACCGACCCCTCGGCTGCCGCCAATGGCCCCCGAGCCGCCCCAAGCGCAGCCTTCCCGGATGCCCCGGACCGTCCTTCCCCCTAG
- the cysT gene encoding sulfate ABC transporter permease subunit CysT, which produces MGRINPKVLPGYGLSLGFTVVYLAVLVLLPLGACVVTALGMSASEFTAAVWSRRARAAYALSFGASLVAAAISTVIGLLIAWVLVRYEFPGRRLLDSLVDLPLALPTAVAGLVFSNLYSAEGWLGQFLVPLGIEAAYSRLGIVVVLVFIGFPFVVRALEPVIQSLDSEEEEAAALLGASRWQTFRHVLFPALVPSLITGFALALARGLGEYGSIVFVSGNMPYKTEIAPFLIVSRLEEGGDRVKEATALATVLLAASLLLLVVINRLEAWSRRG; this is translated from the coding sequence ATGGGGCGGATCAATCCGAAGGTGTTGCCGGGGTATGGATTGAGCCTGGGGTTCACGGTGGTGTACCTGGCGGTGCTGGTACTATTGCCGCTGGGGGCGTGCGTGGTGACGGCGCTGGGGATGAGCGCGTCGGAGTTTACGGCGGCGGTGTGGAGCAGGCGGGCGCGGGCGGCGTATGCCTTGAGCTTCGGGGCGTCGCTGGTGGCGGCGGCGATCAGCACCGTCATCGGTCTGCTCATCGCCTGGGTGCTGGTGCGCTACGAGTTTCCGGGACGGCGCCTGCTCGATTCCCTCGTCGATTTGCCCTTGGCCTTGCCGACGGCGGTGGCGGGCCTGGTCTTTTCCAACCTCTACAGTGCCGAAGGCTGGCTGGGGCAGTTCCTGGTGCCGTTGGGCATCGAGGCGGCCTACAGCCGGTTAGGGATCGTAGTCGTGCTGGTGTTCATCGGCTTTCCCTTCGTGGTGCGGGCCTTGGAGCCGGTGATTCAGAGCCTCGACAGCGAAGAAGAGGAAGCAGCGGCCCTGCTGGGAGCCAGTCGCTGGCAAACCTTCCGCCATGTCCTCTTTCCCGCCCTGGTGCCGAGCCTGATCACGGGCTTTGCCCTGGCCCTGGCCCGCGGATTGGGAGAATACGGTTCCATCGTCTTCGTCTCCGGCAACATGCCGTATAAGACGGAGATCGCGCCGTTTCTGATCGTCAGCCGCCTGGAGGAAGGCGGGGACAGGGTGAAGGAGGCGACCGCCCTGGCCACAGTGCTGCTTGCCGCTTCGCTGCTGTTGCTCGTGGTGATCAATCGCCTGGAAGCCTGGAGCCGGAGGGGATGA